A genomic window from Palaemon carinicauda isolate YSFRI2023 unplaced genomic scaffold, ASM3689809v2 scaffold149, whole genome shotgun sequence includes:
- the LOC137635619 gene encoding uncharacterized protein, with amino-acid sequence MSQDNILFDNLTNPSFGTCLQAMRLSLVEFSKIHTVDIFDNQVANAYETYLPMTLEWGDNHKISVNDLFATDFTEFHGDFDPATNLHKPKVFVIFGAQGSGKTSLVNYLNYQWIFHEAEDVLNIKDFHAAIVFEVDKVKTKEDIPNLESILNFEYFPKGTDDQAVLNGLVSSKILWLVDGFDGATDEAKEVVKEMVLKFPLSQVLITSRWTGIEEMNEFIGDLRKSQYVRSVTMRLSPLTGLNWKLMVPKIVAANTRKSELIEEISSQFISKIEKSIPASTQIFPFDLALSIKFWLQEKYDIS; translated from the coding sequence ATGTCTCAGGACAACATACTGTTTGACAACTTGACCAACCCATCTTTCGGCACTTGCCTGCAAGCGATGCGTCTCTCGCTGGTAGAATTCTCCAAGATCCACACCGTGGACATATTCGACAACCAAGTGGCAAATGCTTACGAAACCTACCTGCCAATGACCCTAGAATGGGGTGACAATCACAAGATCAGCGTCAACGACCTCTTCGCCACTGATTTCACTGAGTTTCACGGTGACTTCGACCCCGCCACGAATCTCCACAAGCCGAaggtgttcgtcatcttcggagcTCAAGGTTCGGGTAAGACATCTTTAGTTAACTATCTGAATTATCAGTGGATATTCCACGAAGCCGAAGATGTTCTCAATATAAAGGATTTCCATGCAGCGATCGTTTTCGAAGTAGATAAGGTGAAAACGAAAGAAGATATCCCAAATCTAGAGTCTATCCTCAACTTCGAATACTTCCCAAAGGGGACTGATGACCAGGCAGTCTTGAATGGGCTGGTATCCTCCAAGATCCTTTGGCTAGTGGACGGCTTCGATGGGGCTACCGACGAAGCTAAAGAGGTCGTTAAAGAAATGGTATTGAAGTTCCCCCTGTCGCAAGTCCTCATCACCAGTCGTTGGACGGGCATAGAAGAGATGAACGAATTCATCGGGGACTTGCGCAAGTCGCAGTACGTTCGGAGTGTTACGATGAGACTGTCGCCGCTCACTGGCCTTAATTGGAAGCTAATGGTGCCGAAAATCGTTGCAGCTAACACAAGGAAGTCTGAGCTCATCGAAGAGATCAGTTCGCAGTTCATATCCAAGATTGAGAAGAGCATTCCGGCGAGCACGCAGATTTTCCCTTTCGATCTTGCCTTGTCTATAAAGTTCTGGCTGCAAGAAAAATAtgatattagttaa